A genome region from Chengkuizengella sp. SCS-71B includes the following:
- the trpA gene encoding tryptophan synthase subunit alpha, producing the protein MNLIDQKFKELKMQDKTALIPFLTMGDPDIETSIQIIKQLEAAGADIVELGVPYSDPLADGPVIQRASQRALKHSINIQSCLEIAKKARQQNVSLPFILFTYYNPVLQFGLESFFEKLQQHQISGVIIPDLPNEEDEEVRSLSEQYQIHLIPLVAPTSNDRIARISKKAAGFVYCVSSLGVTGVRSSFYDGIDDFISLVKQSTDLPVAVGFGISTNEQFAKFSKICDGVVVGSAIVRNIEEQLPLLQSAETKEKGLLQIRKFVAQLKE; encoded by the coding sequence ATGAATCTGATTGATCAAAAATTTAAAGAACTTAAAATGCAGGACAAAACCGCTTTAATTCCATTTTTAACGATGGGAGATCCTGATATAGAAACCTCTATTCAAATTATTAAACAATTAGAAGCGGCTGGAGCTGATATTGTTGAATTAGGTGTTCCTTATTCAGATCCGTTAGCCGATGGTCCAGTGATTCAAAGAGCTTCACAAAGAGCACTGAAACATAGTATAAATATCCAGAGCTGTTTGGAAATTGCAAAAAAAGCTAGACAACAGAACGTATCTTTACCATTTATACTTTTTACGTACTATAATCCTGTTTTGCAATTTGGACTTGAATCTTTTTTTGAGAAATTACAGCAACATCAGATTAGCGGAGTTATTATTCCTGATCTTCCGAACGAAGAAGATGAGGAAGTGAGATCTCTATCTGAGCAATACCAAATTCATCTCATTCCACTTGTGGCACCAACTTCAAACGATAGAATTGCTAGAATCTCAAAAAAAGCAGCAGGGTTTGTTTACTGTGTGTCTTCATTAGGTGTAACGGGAGTCCGGTCATCCTTTTATGATGGCATCGATGATTTTATATCTCTTGTAAAACAATCAACTGATTTACCAGTAGCGGTAGGTTTCGGGATATCTACAAATGAGCAGTTTGCTAAATTTTCAAAAATCTGTGATGGTGTTGTAGTAGGAAGTGCAATCGTTCGTAATATTGAGGAACAACTGCCGTTATTGCAATCTGCAGAAACGAAAGAAAAAGGACTATTGCAAATTCGTAAATTTGTGGCACAATTAAAAGAATAG